A region from the Vicia villosa cultivar HV-30 ecotype Madison, WI linkage group LG3, Vvil1.0, whole genome shotgun sequence genome encodes:
- the LOC131654923 gene encoding probable serine/threonine-protein kinase PIX13 isoform X2 translates to MGNCLANPNHDSKKKRKQQNNTSSAGGDQRSVGVGAANKEKYGGKIVTPNLKMFTLDELKSVTRNFRPDTVLGEGGFGRVFKGWIDKNTYKPSKVGVGIPVAVKKSSADSLQGLQEWQSEVKFLGKFSHPNLVKLLGFCWEEDQFLLVYEYMQKGSLESHIFRSPEPLSWDIRMKIAIGAARGLDFLHTSEKSVIYRDFKSSNILLDGDFNAKLSDFGLAKLGPVNGRSHVTTRIMGTYGYAAPEYMATGHLYVKSDVYGFGVVLLEMLTGLIALDTNRPTNEMNLVDYTKGSLHDKKKLKKIMDQRLDQQYPLAAAFLIAQVIFQCLEADPKNRPSMEQVLETLEKAQTIKYKPKVKKSRSAQSKNMRPNEHSTDKQ, encoded by the exons ATGGGAAACTGTTTGGCAAATCCAAATCATGACAGtaagaaaaagagaaagcaaCAAAACAATACTTCTTCTGCAG GTGGTGATCAGAGAAGTGTTGGTGTTGGAGCGGCGAATAAGGAAAAATATGGTGGAAAAATCGTGACGCCCAATCTGAAAATGTTTACATTAGATGAGTTGAAAAGTGTGACAAGAAACTTCAGACCAGACACAGTACTAGGTGAAGGTGGTTTTGGACGTGTTTTCAAAGGATGGATCGATAAAAATACTTACAAACCATCTAAAGTCGGTGTTGGAATTCCAGTTGCTGTTAAGAAATCGAGCGCGGATAGTCTTCAAGGTTTACAAGAATGGCAG AGTGAAGTGAAATTTTTGGGGAAATTCTCGCATCCGAATCTTGTTAAACTACTTGGATTTTGCTGGGAGGAAGATCAGTTTCTGCTTGTGTACGAGTACATGCAAAAGGGAAGCTTGGAAAGTCACATATTCAGAA gtCCAGAACCACTTTCTTGGGATATAAGGATGAAGATAGCTATAGGAGCTGCTAGAGGATTGGATTTTTTGCATACTTCAGAGAAGTCTGTTATTTATAGGGACTTTAAATCCTCTAACATTTTGCTTGATGGG GATTTCAATGCAAAGCTGTCTGACTTTGGGTTGGCAAAGCTTGGGCCAGTCAATGGTAGGTCTCATGTTACCACCAGAATCATGGGTACCTATGGCTATGCAGCACCTGAGTACATGGCTACAG GTCATCTTTATGTGAAAAGCGATGTGTATGGATTTGGTGTTGTGCTTCTAGAAATGTTAACAGGCTTAATAGCACTTGACACAAATAGGCCAACAAATGAGATGAATTTGGTGGATTACACAAAGGGATCTCTACATgacaaaaagaaactcaaaaagaTAATGGATCAAAGATTGGATCAACAATATCCATTAGCAGCAGCATTTCTTATAGCTCAAGTTATTTTCCAATGCTTAGAAGCTGACCCTAAAAATAGGCCTTCTATGGAGCAAGTATTGGAAACTTTAGAAAAGGCTCAAACAATTAAGTACAAGCCCAAAGTGAAAAAATCGAGAAGTGCACAATCTAAAAATATGAGACCAAATGAGCACTCTACTGATAAGCAATAA
- the LOC131654923 gene encoding probable serine/threonine-protein kinase PIX13 isoform X1: MGNCLANPNHDSKKKRKQQNNTSSAGAGGDQRSVGVGAANKEKYGGKIVTPNLKMFTLDELKSVTRNFRPDTVLGEGGFGRVFKGWIDKNTYKPSKVGVGIPVAVKKSSADSLQGLQEWQSEVKFLGKFSHPNLVKLLGFCWEEDQFLLVYEYMQKGSLESHIFRSPEPLSWDIRMKIAIGAARGLDFLHTSEKSVIYRDFKSSNILLDGDFNAKLSDFGLAKLGPVNGRSHVTTRIMGTYGYAAPEYMATGHLYVKSDVYGFGVVLLEMLTGLIALDTNRPTNEMNLVDYTKGSLHDKKKLKKIMDQRLDQQYPLAAAFLIAQVIFQCLEADPKNRPSMEQVLETLEKAQTIKYKPKVKKSRSAQSKNMRPNEHSTDKQ; the protein is encoded by the exons ATGGGAAACTGTTTGGCAAATCCAAATCATGACAGtaagaaaaagagaaagcaaCAAAACAATACTTCTTCTGCAG GTGCAGGTGGTGATCAGAGAAGTGTTGGTGTTGGAGCGGCGAATAAGGAAAAATATGGTGGAAAAATCGTGACGCCCAATCTGAAAATGTTTACATTAGATGAGTTGAAAAGTGTGACAAGAAACTTCAGACCAGACACAGTACTAGGTGAAGGTGGTTTTGGACGTGTTTTCAAAGGATGGATCGATAAAAATACTTACAAACCATCTAAAGTCGGTGTTGGAATTCCAGTTGCTGTTAAGAAATCGAGCGCGGATAGTCTTCAAGGTTTACAAGAATGGCAG AGTGAAGTGAAATTTTTGGGGAAATTCTCGCATCCGAATCTTGTTAAACTACTTGGATTTTGCTGGGAGGAAGATCAGTTTCTGCTTGTGTACGAGTACATGCAAAAGGGAAGCTTGGAAAGTCACATATTCAGAA gtCCAGAACCACTTTCTTGGGATATAAGGATGAAGATAGCTATAGGAGCTGCTAGAGGATTGGATTTTTTGCATACTTCAGAGAAGTCTGTTATTTATAGGGACTTTAAATCCTCTAACATTTTGCTTGATGGG GATTTCAATGCAAAGCTGTCTGACTTTGGGTTGGCAAAGCTTGGGCCAGTCAATGGTAGGTCTCATGTTACCACCAGAATCATGGGTACCTATGGCTATGCAGCACCTGAGTACATGGCTACAG GTCATCTTTATGTGAAAAGCGATGTGTATGGATTTGGTGTTGTGCTTCTAGAAATGTTAACAGGCTTAATAGCACTTGACACAAATAGGCCAACAAATGAGATGAATTTGGTGGATTACACAAAGGGATCTCTACATgacaaaaagaaactcaaaaagaTAATGGATCAAAGATTGGATCAACAATATCCATTAGCAGCAGCATTTCTTATAGCTCAAGTTATTTTCCAATGCTTAGAAGCTGACCCTAAAAATAGGCCTTCTATGGAGCAAGTATTGGAAACTTTAGAAAAGGCTCAAACAATTAAGTACAAGCCCAAAGTGAAAAAATCGAGAAGTGCACAATCTAAAAATATGAGACCAAATGAGCACTCTACTGATAAGCAATAA